The Mycolicibacterium smegmatis genome has a window encoding:
- a CDS encoding NADPH:quinone oxidoreductase family protein translates to MRAAVCPRYGPPEVVRVEELPAPELGPDQVRVRVGAAAVNFPDVLLVADRYQVTVPVPFVPGSEFSGVVTEIADGVTDFVVGDRVVGTAMHGAFAEEVCVDASCLQRAVERLGDRGAAASGVAHRTAFHALRSVARVSTGDDVVVLGAGGGVGLAAVQLAAALGARVTAVASSTEKLDAAARYGAHHLVDHTAGSLRAALRDAVPGGADAVLDPVGGDLSEPALRALRRGGRFVTIGFASGAIPRIPLNLVLVKGVQILGFAFQDVPPEEFARNESELGELLASGAVTPHIGAVYPLAEVAAALRHVAEGRAVGKVVLDVSGVR, encoded by the coding sequence GTGCGCGCAGCCGTCTGCCCCCGGTACGGGCCACCCGAGGTAGTCCGCGTCGAGGAGTTGCCTGCGCCTGAACTCGGGCCCGATCAGGTGCGGGTGCGTGTCGGTGCTGCCGCGGTGAACTTTCCCGACGTGTTGCTCGTGGCCGACAGGTACCAGGTGACCGTGCCCGTGCCGTTCGTCCCTGGCAGTGAATTCTCCGGGGTGGTGACCGAGATCGCCGACGGTGTCACGGATTTCGTAGTCGGCGACCGGGTGGTCGGTACCGCAATGCACGGCGCGTTCGCCGAGGAGGTGTGTGTCGACGCATCCTGTCTGCAGCGCGCCGTCGAGCGCCTCGGCGACCGTGGCGCCGCCGCGTCCGGCGTCGCGCACCGCACCGCGTTCCACGCGCTGCGGTCGGTCGCCCGGGTCTCCACGGGCGACGACGTTGTCGTGCTTGGCGCGGGCGGCGGCGTCGGCCTGGCCGCGGTGCAGCTCGCCGCGGCACTCGGCGCCCGGGTGACCGCGGTGGCGTCGTCAACCGAAAAACTCGATGCCGCAGCACGATACGGTGCACACCACCTCGTCGACCACACAGCCGGTTCACTCCGCGCGGCACTGCGCGACGCCGTTCCCGGAGGGGCCGACGCGGTGCTCGACCCGGTCGGCGGCGATCTCTCCGAACCCGCGTTGCGCGCGTTGCGCCGCGGCGGGCGGTTCGTCACCATCGGCTTCGCGTCAGGCGCCATCCCCCGGATACCACTGAACCTCGTGCTGGTGAAGGGCGTGCAGATCCTGGGCTTCGCGTTCCAGGACGTGCCGCCGGAGGAATTCGCGCGCAACGAATCCGAGCTCGGCGAACTGCTGGCGTCCGGCGCCGTGACGCCGCACATCGGTGCGGTCTATCCCCTCGCCGAGGTCGCTGCCGCGCTGCGGCATGTCGCCGAGGGACGCGCCGTGGGCAAGGTGGTCCTGGACGTCTCTGGCGTCCGATGA
- a CDS encoding cytochrome P450, translated as MAKPSTSATPDLYYDPYSVQLNMEPHEVFARIREEAPLYYNEQHDFYALSRYHDVNKAVIDHETFISGRGALLELIKSGMEIPPGTLIFEDPPIHNIHRNLLSRMFTPRKVLALEPQIREFTTRCLDAVAGSDTFDFVNDLGEQMPMRVIGMLLGIPEDRQRAITDHGEQTLQGTTVDSLATGEVFAEFIDWRAENPSDDIMTDLLNAEFEDETGTVRKLRRDELLLYLTVIATAGSETTTRALGWAGKTLADHPDQRRDLVENPALIPQAIEELLRWEPPALQIARYVTRDVEYYGKTVPAGSAMLMLVGAANRDHRRFPPNGDVFDIHREQFSHMTFGAGTHFCMGNALARLELRVALEEILKRFPEWEVDWDNARPSETAAVRGWAAMPTFVR; from the coding sequence ATGGCCAAGCCCAGCACCAGTGCCACACCAGACCTGTACTACGACCCGTACAGCGTGCAGCTCAACATGGAACCGCACGAGGTGTTCGCGCGGATCCGCGAAGAGGCGCCGCTGTACTACAACGAGCAGCACGACTTCTACGCGCTGAGCCGGTACCACGACGTCAACAAGGCCGTGATCGACCACGAGACGTTCATCTCGGGCCGCGGCGCGCTGCTCGAGCTCATCAAGAGCGGCATGGAGATTCCGCCCGGCACCCTGATTTTCGAGGATCCGCCGATCCACAACATCCACCGCAACCTGCTGTCGCGGATGTTCACGCCGCGCAAGGTGCTCGCGCTCGAGCCCCAGATCCGCGAATTCACCACCCGCTGCCTGGACGCGGTGGCCGGCTCGGACACGTTCGACTTCGTCAACGATCTCGGCGAGCAGATGCCCATGCGCGTCATCGGCATGCTGCTGGGCATCCCCGAGGACCGCCAGCGCGCCATCACCGACCACGGCGAGCAGACGCTGCAGGGCACGACAGTCGATTCCCTGGCCACCGGTGAGGTGTTCGCGGAATTCATCGACTGGCGCGCCGAGAACCCGTCGGACGACATCATGACCGACCTGCTCAACGCCGAGTTCGAGGACGAGACCGGCACGGTGCGCAAGCTGCGCCGAGACGAGTTGCTGCTGTACCTGACCGTGATCGCCACCGCGGGTTCGGAAACCACGACGCGCGCGCTGGGCTGGGCGGGCAAGACGCTGGCCGACCACCCCGATCAGCGCCGCGACCTCGTCGAGAACCCGGCGCTGATCCCGCAGGCCATCGAGGAACTGCTGCGCTGGGAACCGCCTGCCCTGCAGATCGCCCGCTACGTCACGCGCGACGTCGAGTACTACGGCAAGACCGTGCCCGCGGGGTCGGCGATGCTCATGCTGGTCGGGGCGGCCAACCGCGACCACAGGCGTTTCCCGCCGAACGGCGACGTGTTCGATATCCACCGGGAGCAGTTCTCGCACATGACTTTTGGTGCGGGCACGCACTTCTGCATGGGCAACGCGCTGGCCCGGCTCGAACTGCGTGTCGCACTCGAGGAAATACTCAAGCGCTTCCCCGAGTGGGAGGTCGACTGGGACAACGCCAGGCCCTCGGAGACCGCCGCGGTACGCGGCTGGGCGGCCATGCCAACGTTCGTGCGCTGA